In the genome of Pelodiscus sinensis isolate JC-2024 chromosome 3, ASM4963464v1, whole genome shotgun sequence, one region contains:
- the CYP1B1 gene encoding cytochrome P450 1B1, which yields MALRRLGEAFASIPPLQSALLLFLCLLAAVHLTKRLLLQRRRLEPPGPFPWPLIGNAAQLGSAPHLAFARLARTYGAVFQLRLGSRAVVVLNGERAIRGALIRQGAAFAGRPRFASFQLVSGGRSLAFGGYSELWKLQRRLAHSTVRAFSTACPAPRRLLEQHLLGEARALVRLLVRGSAGGAFVDPARSLVVAVANVMSALCFGRRYRHGDAEFLRLVGRNEQFGRTVGAGSLVDVLPWLQRFPNPVRAAYRAFRQLNRDFYGFVRGKFLQHRGSLRPGAAPRDMMDAFIRLQQQQPRLPLEHVPATVTDIFGASQDTLSTALQWLLIFLIRYPKVQVKMQEEVDRVVGRDRLPCAEDQPHLSYVVAFLYESMRFSSFVPVTIPHATTVDTSIMGYFIPKDTVVFINQWSVNHDPAKWSNPEDFEPTRFLDENGLINKDLTSNVMIFSLGKRRCIGEELSKMQLFLFTSILVHQCNFIANPNEDTKMDFTYGLTIKPKPFTVNVTLRDTMDLLDKAVQRFQAEKTASESHVSAHL from the exons ATGGCTCTCCGGCGGCTGGGAGAGGCGTTCGCCAGCATCCCGCCCCTGCAGAGCGCCCTGCTGCTCTTCCTCTGCCTGCTTGCCGCCGTGCACCTGACGAAGCGCCTTCTGCTGCAGCGGCGGCGCCTAGAGCCCCCGGGCCCCTTCCCGTGGCCTCTGATCGGCAACGCGGCTCAGCTGGGCAGCGCCCCGCACCTGGCCTTCGCCCGCCTGGCCCGCACCTACGGGGCCGTGTTCCAGCTGCGCCTGGGCAGCCGGGCCGTGGTGGTGCTGAACGGCGAGCGCGCCATCCGCGGGGCGCTCATCCGCCAGGGGGCCGCCTTCGCCGGCCGGCCGCGCTTCGCCTCCTTCCAGCTGGTGTCCGGCGGGCGCAGCCTGGCCTTCGGCGGCTACTCGGAGCTGTGGAAGCTGCAGCGCCGCCTGGCGCACTCCACCGTGCGCGCCTTCTCCACCGCCTGCCCGGCCCCGCGCcgcctgctggagcagcacctgctgggcgaggcgcgggcgctgGTGCGGCTGCTGGTGCGGGGCAGCGCGGGCGGCGCCTTCGTGGACCCGGCGCGCAGCCTGGTGGTGGCGGTGGCCAACGTGATGAGCGCCCTGTGCTTCGGGCGCCGCTACCGGCACGGCGACGCCGAGTTCCTGCGGCTGGTGGGCCGCAACGAGCAGTTCGGCCGCACGGTGGGGGCCGGCAGCCTGGTGGACgtgctgccctggctccagcgcTTCCCCAACCCGGTGCGCGCCGCCTACCGCGCCTTCCGCCAGCTCAACCGCGACTTCTACGGCTTCGTGCGCGGCAAGTTCCTGCAGCATCGCGGCAGCCTGCGCCCCGGGGCCGCCCCCCGCGACATGATGGACGCCTTCATccgcctccagcagcagcagccgcgcCTGCCGCTCGAGCACGTGCCCGCCACAGTCACCGACATCTTCGGGGCCAGCCAGGACACGCTCTCCACGGCCCTGCAGTGGCTCCTCATCTTCCTCATCCG ATATCCAAAGGTGCAAGTTAAAATGCAAGAAGAAGTGGATAGGGTGGTTGGCAGAGATCGCTTGCCCTGTGCAGAAGATCAACCTCATTTGTCCTATGTTGTCGCTTTCCTTTATGAATCCATGCGCTTCAGCAGTTTTGTGCCGGTCACTATTCCACATGCCACAACAGTTGACACCTCCATAATGGGCTACTTCATTCCCAAAGATACAGTCGTATTCATCAATCAGTGGTCAGTGAATCATGATCCAGCAAAATGGTCCAACCCTGAGGATTTTGAGCCAACAAGATTCTTGGATGAGAATGGATTAATTAATAAAGATCTTACTAGCAATGTGATGATTTTCTCTTTGGGTAAACGCAGGTGCATTGGAGAGGAGTTATCAAAGATGCAGTTATTTCTCTTTACCTCCATACTGGTACACCAGTGTAATTTTATCGCTAATCCAAATGAGGACACTAAAATGGATTTTACCTATGGGTTGACTATTAAACCTAAACCATTTACAGTTAACGTCACTCTTAGGGATACTATGGATTTGCTAGATAAAGCTGTCCAAAGATTTCAAGCAGAGAAAACAGCTAGTGAAAGTCACGTATCAGCACATTTGTGA